TGCGGTGGCAACGCTTGCGCAGATCACACAGGCGCTGCGGGGCGCGCGGGCATGAAATTCGGCCCCGTTCCGCTGTCACTGGCCGAAGGGGCCATTCTGGCGCATTCCGTAACGCTTGATACAGGCCGCTTGCGCAAGGGAACGCAGTTGACGGACAAGGACGTGACCACCCTGCGCGCGGCGGGGCTGGACCATGTGACGGTCGCGCGGCTGGACCCTGAGGACATCAGCGAAGATGCCGCAGCGCTTGCTGTGGCGCAGGCATTGGTGCCCGCTCCGGCCGCGTGCGGGTTGGCGCTGAAACCGGTTGGCACAGGGCGGGTCAATATCGTGGCGTTGGGCGCGGGCGTGCTGCGTGTTGCGGGGCCGCAGATCAATGCGCTGAATGCGGTTGACCCTGCCATCACCTGCGCGACCCTGCCGGATTTCATGCGCCTTGATCCCGGCGGCATGGTCGCCACGGTCAAGATCATTCCTTATGGCGTGGCGCGTGCCGCGGTGGCGCAGGCATGCGCTGCGGGGCAGGGCGCGTTACGCGTATTGCCGCCATTGCTGAAATCGGCCAGCTTGATTCAGACATGGGTGGACCCGTCCGCAGATGGCCGCAAGGGGCATGCCGCGACCAAAGCGCGGCTGGACCGGCTGGGTGTCGCGCTGGATGCAGGCGCGATGGTTGCGCACCGCATTGACGCGCTTGCGCAGGCATTGGCGCAGGCAAGCGGGGATCTGCTGCTGGTGCTGACAGGGTCCGCGACATCGGACCTGTATGACACCGCCCCCGAAGCGCTGCGCCGTGCAGGCGGGCAGGTGATGCATTTCGGCATGCCGGTTGATCCGGGCAATCTGCTGTTTGTGGGGCAGCTTGGGGGGCGTCCCGTCATCGGCCTGCCCGGTTGCGCCAAAAGCCCTGCGCTGAATGGCGCCGACTGGGTTCTGGAACGCATAATCTGCGGGCTGGGCGTCACTGCCGCCGACATCATGGGCATGGGGGTGGGTGGCTTGCTGAAGGAAATTCCGACCCGCCCGCGCCCGCGCCGCCATGGCGAAACGCCCGCGCGCGACTAAGCCTAAGGTGGCATATGCGGACTGGAAATTTTCGTGTTTAACTTGCATCCAAGCGACATATGGGAGGAGCCAGATGACCAAGGTAACAATGACAGTGAATGGCCGGCAGATGTCCGCAGATACGGAAGGGCGCACATTGCTGTCCAGCTATCTGCGCGATCTTCTGGGCCTGACAGGCACGCATGTGGGCTGCGATACCAGCCAATGCGGGGCCTGTGTGGTGCTGGTGGACGGCAAGGCGGTAAAATCCTGCACGGCTTTTGCCGGTGATCTGGACGGGGCCGAGGTTACAACGGTTGAAGGTATGGCAAACCCTGACGGCAGCCTTGGGCGTATCCAGCAGGCGTTTCAGGATTATCACGGGCTGCAATGCGGCTTCTGCACGCCCGGCATGGTCATGTCCACTGCCGCGCTGCTGGCCGATAACCCCACGCCCACAGAAGAGGAAGTTCGCCACTATCTGGAAGGCAATATTTGCCGCTGCACCGGATACCAGAACATCGTGCGGGCGGTCATGGCCGCATCAGGGCAGGATGCGGCCACGCTTGCCGCCGAATAAATTTATTTGGTGCATGTCGTCCATGCGCCGCCACCAGATTTCTTGAGGAGGAAGAAATGCCCAAAGATGACGGCATTGGCGCCAGC
Above is a window of Roseinatronobacter sp. S2 DNA encoding:
- a CDS encoding molybdopterin-binding protein, which encodes MKFGPVPLSLAEGAILAHSVTLDTGRLRKGTQLTDKDVTTLRAAGLDHVTVARLDPEDISEDAAALAVAQALVPAPAACGLALKPVGTGRVNIVALGAGVLRVAGPQINALNAVDPAITCATLPDFMRLDPGGMVATVKIIPYGVARAAVAQACAAGQGALRVLPPLLKSASLIQTWVDPSADGRKGHAATKARLDRLGVALDAGAMVAHRIDALAQALAQASGDLLLVLTGSATSDLYDTAPEALRRAGGQVMHFGMPVDPGNLLFVGQLGGRPVIGLPGCAKSPALNGADWVLERIICGLGVTAADIMGMGVGGLLKEIPTRPRPRRHGETPARD
- a CDS encoding (2Fe-2S)-binding protein, whose translation is MTKVTMTVNGRQMSADTEGRTLLSSYLRDLLGLTGTHVGCDTSQCGACVVLVDGKAVKSCTAFAGDLDGAEVTTVEGMANPDGSLGRIQQAFQDYHGLQCGFCTPGMVMSTAALLADNPTPTEEEVRHYLEGNICRCTGYQNIVRAVMAASGQDAATLAAE